Proteins from a genomic interval of Beijerinckia indica subsp. indica ATCC 9039:
- a CDS encoding glycerophosphodiester phosphodiesterase family protein yields MVLAPSWLTARPIAHRGLHNDNAGRVENSLAAARAAIAGNYAIECDIQLSSDGEAIVFHDDTLERLTNAQGRLDTLSRQALTGLRFRDSSETIPALQDLLALVAGQVPLIIEIKSGFDGNTRLAETALACVASYSGPLAIKSFDPAPLLYLRTHNIERPIGLVAEAFYTVWDWPELTGDMRVDLMALTAYPALHPDFLSWNVKDLPHAVPILCRHGIGMPVMTWTVRTQEQRDLASRFADQIVFEGFSA; encoded by the coding sequence ATGGTCCTCGCCCCATCCTGGCTCACCGCGCGGCCGATTGCGCATCGCGGCCTGCATAACGACAATGCGGGCCGCGTGGAAAATTCGCTCGCCGCCGCCCGCGCCGCCATCGCCGGCAATTATGCCATCGAATGCGACATACAATTGAGCAGTGACGGCGAAGCGATCGTCTTTCACGATGACACTTTGGAACGTCTGACAAACGCCCAAGGCCGGCTCGACACGCTCTCACGGCAAGCCCTCACGGGTTTGCGCTTTCGTGACAGCTCTGAAACCATTCCCGCCTTGCAAGATCTGCTGGCGCTCGTCGCGGGCCAAGTGCCCCTGATCATCGAGATCAAAAGTGGCTTCGATGGCAACACGCGTCTGGCCGAGACGGCCCTCGCCTGTGTTGCCTCCTATAGCGGCCCCCTCGCCATTAAAAGTTTCGATCCAGCCCCGCTTTTATACTTGCGCACCCACAACATCGAAAGGCCGATTGGCCTCGTCGCGGAAGCCTTCTACACTGTCTGGGACTGGCCGGAATTGACTGGCGACATGCGCGTCGATCTGATGGCTTTGACCGCCTATCCCGCACTGCATCCCGATTTTCTCTCCTGGAACGTCAAGGATCTGCCCCATGCTGTGCCGATCCTCTGCCGCCATGGCATAGGCATGCCGGTGATGACCTGGACAGTGCGCACACAAGAGCAAAGAGACCTCGCCAGCCGCTTTGCCGATCAAATTGTATTTGAAGGGTTTTCGGCCTGA